The proteins below are encoded in one region of Meriones unguiculatus strain TT.TT164.6M chromosome 18, Bangor_MerUng_6.1, whole genome shotgun sequence:
- the Map1a gene encoding microtubule-associated protein 1A isoform X4: MATEAGTARPGSVAMETTRELGLQSPGTSPAQKPAEPLCGAGAAVAAARWDLRKYSMLIVIGDIGTESQLRAVRAHLEQGILSWNIDLSSFDLDQQLKLFITRHLAHFSSEVKGQRTLCHKSDTLESTILVNPSADSISSEVHHLLSSPSAHKLLILSGQTLEPEGDLILQSGTYSYQNFARVLHNPEIAQLLSNRDPGIQAFLTVSCLGEGEWSHLGLSSCQETLRLQLNPEPVLPTMDGVAEFSEYVSETVDVPSPFDLLEPPTSGGFLKLSKPCCYIFPGGRGDSALFAVNGFNILVDGGSDRKSCFWKLVRHLDRIDSVLLTHIGADNLPGINGLLQRKVAELEEEQSQGSSSYSDWVKNLISPELGVVFFNVPDKLRLPDTSRKAKRSIEEACLTLQYLNRLGIQAEPLYRVVSNTIEPLTLFHKMGVGRLDMYVLNPVKDSKEMQFLMQKWSGNSKAKTGIVLANGKEAEISVPYLTSITALVVWLPANPTEKIVRVLFPGNAPQNKILEGLEKLRHLDFLRYPVATQKDLAAGAVPTNLKPSKIKHRADSKESLKAAPKTAVSKLAKREEVLEEGAKEARSELAKELAKTEKKGKEQSEKPPEKPSKPERVRTESSEALKAEKRKLIKDKVGKKHLKEKISKLEEKKDKEKKEIKKERKELKKEDGRKEEKKDAKKDEKRKDTKPEVKKFSKPDLKPFTPEVRKTLYKAKAPGRIKMDKGRAARGEKELSSEPRTPPAQKGAAPAPPVSTHRESALSSPEDLTQDFEELKREERGLLAEQRDTGEKPLLVDTTEILQGSPSTAIQAAQPSVPGLEQEEQVIRENEVVPDLPKDTGKAPDSGAETEKEKETWEEKKQREAEKIPESTEARDESEPEVKEDVIEKAELEEMEEAHPSDEDEEETKAESFYQKHMQEALKVIPKGRDTLGGRELGSQGKVPEKETSSFLSSLATPAGATEHVSYIQDETIPGYSETEQTISDEEIHDEPDERPAPPRFPTSTYDLSGPEGPGPFEASQAADSTVLATSSKTYGAPETELTYPPNMVAAPLAEEEHVSSATSITECDKLSSFATSVAEDQSAASLTAPQTEETGKSSLLLDTVTSIPSSRTEATQGLDYVPSAGTISPTSSLEEDKGFKSPPCEDFSVPGESEKKGEAVGRGLTEEKAVGKEEKNVTASEKLSSQYAAMFGAPGHALHPGEAALGEVEERCLSPDDSTVKMASPPPSGPPSATHTPFHQSPVEEQSEPQDFQEESWGDTKHTPGVVKEHAEEQTVKPGPEEGILEEGKAPLSRSPQAQDAPVSIVGGQSPQAQDAPVSIVGGQSPQAQDAPVSIVGGQSPQAQDAPVSIVGGHAGCTIQLLPEQDKAVVFETGEAGPILGAGTLPGEASALLEEPGKSQRDDVLRFTDQSLSPEDAESLSVLSVVSPDTAKQEATSRSPCSLKEQHLHKDLWPMVSPEDTQSLSFSEESPSKETSLDISSKQLSPESLGTLQFGELSLGKEEKGPLMKAEDISCHLAPVSIPEPLVAAVSPPTEEAAGEANVTDESPAGKLPGSPFSHSPPSGDKRASPGSEVMGPAGHAMTSDSSLTKSPESLSSPAMEDLAMEWESKAPGLKDRTAEQKEKELGMKDETLQQGQILQERVAAVEQDSVAHRKDGALDEKSKPGEQQGETSGQKGRGLDQQDVAVELDKGPEPKDKDLEREDQASEQKGTDLRKTQTTEPEAREQKHRELGKIDKVVELKDKTPQEKDRILEQKGKTPEHIIPEPTQTQRAPEQKSEANKEQKDEASEEKGKVLEQKDWALGKQGAALDQESRVAEQKDGTLKEDKEQKSSFLEDKTTTLKETILDQKTPEKAKAVEQQDETALEKTRALGLEESPVQRGKAQEQEEKYWKEEEEEEEDVGHRWRETSPDREEPVGGQKEPVPAWEAASGSKGGSGPPVYVDLAYIPNHCSGKTADLGFFRRVRASYYVVSGNDPANGEPSRAVLDALLEGKAQWGENLQVTLIPTHDTEVTREWYQQTHEQQQQLNVLVLASSSTVVMQDESFPACKIEF; this comes from the exons GCCAGAGGACCCTCTGCCACAAGAGTGACACCCTAGAGAGCACCATCCTAGTCAACCCGAGTGCAGACAGCATCAGCTCAGAG GTGCACCATCTTCTTAGTAGCCCATCAGCACACAAACTTCTGATCTTGAGTGGACAAACTTTAGAGCCGGAGGGAGACCTTATCCTACAGAGTGGTACCTATTCCTATCAAAACTTTGCCCGGGTCCTTCACAATCCTGAG ATTGCCCAATTGCTCAGCAATAGAGACCCTGGGATCCAGGCCTTCCTTACTGTTTCCTGCTTAGGGGAGGGTGAGTGGAGCCACCTGGGATTGTCCAGTTGCCAAGAGACCTTGCGCCTCCAGCTAAATCCTGAGCCTGTGTTGCCCACCATGGATGGTGTGGCCGAGTTCTCCGAGTATGTCTCTGAGACCGTGGACGTGCCCTCCCCGTTTGACCTGCTTGAACCCCCGACCTCGGGAGGCTTCCTCAAGCTCTCCAAGCCTTGCTGCTACATCTTCCCTGGCGGCCGCGGGGACTCCGCTCTCTTTGCTGTCAACGGCTTTAACATCCTGGTGGATGGGGGCTCGGACCGCAAGTCCTGCTTCTGGAAGCTGGTGCGGCACCTGGACCGCATCGACTCCGTGCTGCTCACACACATCGGGGCTGACAATCTGCCGGGCATCAACGGGCTCCTGCAGCGCAAGGTggcagagctggaggaggagcAGTCCCAGGGCTCCAGCAGCTACAGCGACTGGGTGAAGAACCTCATCTCCCCTGAGCTTGGAGTTGTGTTCTTCAACGTGCCCGATAAGCTTCGGCTGCCTGACACCTCCCGGAAGGCCAAGCGCAGCATTGAGGAGGCCTGTCTCACTCTTCAGTACCTGAACCGCCTAGGCATCCAGGCCGAGCCTCTCTATCGTGTCGTCAGCAACACCATTGAGCCACTGACCCTCTTCCACAAAATGGGTGTGGGTCGGCTGGACATGTATGTCCTCAACCCTGTCAAGGACAGTAAGGAGATGCAGTTCCTCATGCAGAAGTGGTCGGGCAATAGTAAAGCCAAGACAGGCATCGTGCTGGCCaatgggaaggaggcagagatcTCCGTCCCCTACCTGACCTCCATCACAGCTCTGGTGGTCTGGCTCCCAGCCAACCCGACTGAGAAGATTGTGCGTGTGCTTTTCCCAGGAAATGCTCCCCAGAACAAGATCTTGGAGGGCCTGGAAAAGCTTCGGCACCTGGACTTCCTGCGATACCCTGTGGCAACACAAAAGGACCTGGCTGCTGGGGCTGTGCCTACCAACCTGAAACCCAGCAAAATCAAACATCGGGCTGACAGCAAGGAGAGCCTTAAAGCTGCTCCCAAGACAGCTGTGAGCAAGCTGGCCAAACGGGAGGAAGTGTTAGAAGAGGGAGCCAAGGAGGCCCGCTCAGAGCTGGCCAAGGAGTTAGCCAAGacggaaaagaaaggaaaagaacagtCTGAGAAGCCCCCAGAAAAACCCTCCAAGCCGGAGAGGGTAAGGACAGAGTCGAGTGAAGCGCTGAAGGCTGAGAAGCGAAAGCTGATCAAGGACAAAGTGGGGAAGAAGCACCTGAAAGAAAAGATCTCCAAGCTGGAGGAGAAAAAGgacaaggagaaaaaggagatcaagaaggaaaggaaggaactcaagaaggaggatggaaggaaggaagagaaaaaggatgccaagaaggatgaaaagagaaaagatacCAAACCTGAAGTAAAGAAATTCTCCAAACCAGACCTGAAGCCTTTTACCCCTGAGGTCCGTAAGACCCTCTATAAAGCCAAGGCCCCTGGGAGGATCAAGATGGACAAAGGCCGAGCTGCCCGTGGGGAaaaagagttgtcttctgagcccCGGACTCCCCCAGCCCAGAAAGGGGCTGCGCCAGCCCCACCTGTCAGTACACACAGAGAGTCAGCCTTGTCCTCACCAGAGGACCTCACGCAGGACTTTGAGGAGTTGAAGCGTGAGGAGAGAGGTTTGCTGGCTGAACAAAGGGACACAGGCGAGAAACCACTTCTTGTAGATACTACAGAGATACTACAGGGGTCCCCAAGCACGGCCATCCAGGCAGCACAACCCTCCGTCCCAGGACTTGAGCAAGAAGAACAAGTGATAAGGGAGAACGAGGTTGTCCCAGACCTTCCCAAGGATACAGGGAAAGCCCCAGACTCAGgggctgagacagagaaagagaaagaaacctgggaggaaaagaagcagagagaggcagagaagatcCCAGAAAGCACTGAGGCCAGGGACGAGAGTGAACCTGAGGTAAAGGAGGATGTGATAGAAAAGGCTGAGTTAGAAGAAATGGAGGAGGCTCACCCATcagatgaggatgaggaagagacaaAGGCTGAGAGTTTTTATCAAAAACATATGCAGGAGGCCTTAAAGGTAATCCCAAAGGGCAGAGATACTCTCGGGGGCCGGGAACTGGGATCCCAGGGCAAGGTGCCTGAGAAGGAGACGTCATCATTCCTAAGCAGCTTGGCCACACCTGCTGGAGCCACTGAGCATGTCTCCTACATTCAGGACGAGACAATCCCGGGATACTCAGAGACTGAGCAGACCATCTCAGACGAGGAGATCCATGACGAGCCAGACGAACGCCCAGCCCCGCCCAGATTTCCTACAAGTACCTATGACCTCTCTGGGCCTGAAGGTCCTGGTCCCTTTGAAGCCAGCCAGGCGGCAGACAGCACTGTTCTCGCCACCTCTAGCAAAACTTACGGGGCACCTGAGACTGAACTCACCTATCCCCCTAACATGGTCGCTGCCCCTTTGGCCGAAGAGGAACACGTGTCTTCTGCCACATCCATCACTGAATGCGACAAGCTCTCTTCCTTTGCCACATCGGTGGCGGAGGACCAGTCTGCGGCTTCACTCACAGCTCCCCAGACAGAGGAGACAGGCAAGAGCTCCTTGCTGCTCGACACGGTCACAAGTATCCCCTCTTCCCGCACCGAGGCCACTCAGGGCTTGGACTATGTGCCATCAGCTGGCACCATCTCACCCACCTCTTCACTGGAAGAAGATAAGGGCTTCAAGTCCCcgccctgtgaggatttctccgtGCCCGGCGAgtcagagaagaaaggagaggctgTCGGGAGAGGCTTGACTGAGGAGAAGGCtgtgggaaaggaagagaaaaatgtaaCAGCATCCGAGAAACTGTCCAGTCAGTATGCTGCCATGTTTGGTGCCCCTGGACATGCCCTACACCCAGGGGAAGCAGCCCTTGGAGAAGTGGAGGAACGGTGCCTCAGCCCAGATGACAGCACAGTGAAGATGGCATCTCCTCCACCATCTGGCCCACCCAGTGCCACCCACACACCCTTTCATCAGTCCCCAGTGGAAGAACAGTCTGAGCCTCAAGACTTTCAAGAAGAATCCTGGGGAGACACAAAGCATACTCCAGGTGTGGTCAAGGAACATGCTGAAGAGCAGACAGTCAAGCCAGGGCCTGAGGAGGGCATACTAGAAGAGGGGAAAGCACCTCTTTCCAGGAGCCCCCAAGCCCAGGATGCTCCTGTCAGCATTGTTGGGGGTCAGAGCCCCCAAGCCCAGGATGCTCCTGTCAGCATTGTTGGGGGTCAGAGCCCCCAAGCCCAGGATGCTCCTGTCAGCATTGTTGGGGGTCAGAGCCCCCAAGCCCAGGATGCTCCTGTCAGCATTGTCGGGGGTCACGCTGGCTGCACCATTCAGCTGTTGCCAGAACAAGACAAAGCAGTAGTGTTTGAGACTGGAGAGGCAGGTCCAATTTTAGGAGCAGGAACCCTTCCTGGAGAAGCCAGTGCACTGCTTGAAGAACCTGGTAAATCTCAGAGAGATGACGTACTTCGGTTCACTGATCAAAGCCTTTCCCCTGAAGATGCAGAGTCCCTGTCTGTCCTCAGTGTAGTCTCCCCAGACACTGCCAAACAAGAAGCCACGTCCAGGTCTCCCTGTAGCCTGAAAGAGCAGCATCTACACAAAGACCTTTGGCCAATGGTATCCCCAGAGGACACCCAGTCACTTTCTTTCTCAGAAGAGAGTCCTAGCAAGGAGACCTCTCTGGATATCTCTTCTAAGCAGCTCTCTCCAGAAAGCCTCGGCACCCTCCAGTTTGGAGAACTAAGcctaggaaaggaagaaaaggggccTTTGATGAAGGCTGAAGACATCTCTTGCCACCTGGCTCCTGTGTCTATTCCAGAGCCCCTTGTTGCTGCAGTGTCACCTCCCACAGAGGAGGCTGCTGGAGAGGCAAATGTCACAGATGAGAGCCCTGCTGGAAAATTACCTGGTagtcctttctctcactctccacCATCAGGTGATAAGAGAGCCTCACCTGGGTCTGAGGTCATGGGCCCTGCTGGACATGCTATGACATCTGATAGCTCCCTCACCAAGAGTCCTGAGTCTTTGTCAAGTCCTGCCATGGAGGACCTTGCCATGGAATGGGAAAGTAAAGCTCCAGGGCTGAAAGACAGAACTGCCGAGCAAAAGGAAAAGGAACTCGGGATGAAAGATGAGACCCTCCAGCAGGGCCAGATTCTGCAGGAGAGGGTTGCTGCTGTCGAGCAGGATTCAGTCGCGCATCGGAAAGACGGGGCTCTAGATGAAAAAAGCAAGCCTGGAGAACAGCAGGGTGAGACTTCaggacagaaaggcagaggcTTGGACCAACAGGATGTGGCTGTAGAGCTGGACAAGGGTCCCGAACCCAAAGACAAAGACTTAGAGCGAGAGGACCAGGCCTCAGAACAAAAGGGCACAGACCTGCGAAAGACCCAAACCACTGAGCCAGAAGCTAGAGAGCAAAAGCACAGAGAGTTAGGAAAAATAGACAAGGTCGTAGAGCTGAAAGATAAGACCCCACAAGAGAAAGACAGAATATTAGAACAGAAAGgcaagactccagagcacatcaTCCCTGAaccaacacagacacagagagctcCTGAACAGAAAAGCGAGGCTAATAAAGAACAGAAGGATGAGGCCTCAGAAGAGAAAGGCAAGGTCTTAGAACAAAAAGACTGGGCCCTTGGGAAGCAGGGTGCTGCCCTGGACCAAGAGAGCAGGGTTGCTGAACAGAAAGATGGGACCCTAAAAGAAGACAAGGAGCAGAAGAGCTCTTTCCTGGAAGATAAAACCACAACACTGAAAGAGACAATCCTTGATCAGAAGACTCCAGAAAAGGCCAAGGCTGTGGAGCAGCAGGATGAAACTGCCCTGGAGAAGACCAGAGCTTTGGGGCTGGAAGAGAGCCCAGTACAGAGAGGCAAGGCTCAAGAGCAGGAGGAGAAATactggaaggaggaagaggaggaggaggaggatgtgggCCATAGATGGCGAGAAACATCTCCAGACAGAGAAGAGCCAGTTGGAGGACAGAAAGAGCCTGTTCCAGCCTGGGAGG CAGCCTCAGGCTCCAAAGGTGGTTCCGGCCCTCCCGTGTACGTAGATCTTGCCTACATCCCGAATCACTGCAGCGGCAAGACTGCTGATCTGGGATTCTTCCGCCGAGTGCGTGCATCCTACTATGTGGTCAGTGGGAATGACCCCGCCAATGGCGAGCCAAGTCGGGCCGTGCTGGATGCCCTGCTGGAAGGCAAGGCCCAGTGGGGGGAGAACCTTCAG GTGACTCTGATTCCCACTCATGACACGGAGGTGACTCGTGAGTGGTACCAGCAGACACATGAGCAACAGCAGCAACTGAACGTCCTGGTCCTGGCGAGCAGCAGCACTGTGGTGATGCAGGACGAGTCCTTTCCAGCCTGCAAGATTGAGTTCTGA